The Flammeovirga pectinis genomic interval TTTTCTATAGGCTAAAGCAGAAGGCATGGCAGATTTAACGCCAAACTTTCTAGCCTCATAACTTGCTGCAGCAACAACACCTCTTTCTCTACTACCACCTACAGCAACAGGTTTACCTCTTAAATGAGGGAAATCCCTTTGCTCAATTGATGCAAAGAAGGCGTCCATGTCTATATGAATAATTTTTTTCAATACGATAGATTAATCAAAAAAGCGGACATCATAGCTTTTAGATACGAACTCAATAGTAGGAATATCTTCCATTTTATTTGCGTAAACTGACATTACAAAAAATATGTCTGCTAAAGTATTAAGAAGATCAGTAACTAGTTTATCTACTTTTACATCTTCAAACTTTTGAATTTTATATGCCCACCTAGTAGAATTCTTACTCTTTGAACGACATAGGTTTAGTATTCCTGCTAATTCACAACCAAGTGGTAGACTAAACATTTTTGTTTCCTCTCTAACTAATTCTTGATATTTATCATGAATAGCAATAGCTTTTATAATATCGTTATCAGTAACCGCTAATTTCCCTCTAATAGATCCATTTACATGATATGCCATTTCACAAAGCCAAGTTAGTTCTTTAAGCATTTCAGGATATTTTGATGCTTTTGAATAAGCATAACCAATATGACTAGCTAATGAATCAGTTTCAATTTCAAAGTCACATTTAAAACTTGTTTCCTTTAAATAAGGGTAACACATACGTACTTTCTTACTCATATTGATTATTTAGAATAATGGGAAATATCTATTTTTATTAAATATACTTCTTATAGTATTAAGGTTAAAATTATTCTTTTTAGAGGAGATATAACCGTTTTATAATCAATGATTAAAGTGTTGTTATGCTTTGTTTTGATAAATTCTTGTAAAATAAACAACCCTTGAAACTCTTTAACTTTTTTTGCTGATATATCTAGAGTATTATCACTTTATTTGTTTTGTATTAAACAGATAATTATGAAAGCATTTTTACTATTTTTATTAACATCAGCATTGTTTTTTTCTTGTTCATCAAATGATATTGAACCAAAAGGAGGAAACTTTGATCAAGTTTTATTATCACCAGATGGTAACACTTTGTACATATACCATTCGGACTTAACATTTGAGGGGTATATACCATCTACAAATGAATATATAAGAGGAATGTGGAGCTACTACCCAACTGCTGAGGCAAAGGAAGGTGACATGTTTCTTAAAGCTAGTGGTACAAAGATAATTGCATGCGATGGACTTGTTATTTCAATAGTACCTCCATTTGTTCTGGATATAAATAGTCTGGAAGTTACAGATCAAAAGTTTGTTTCTTGTGGTAAAGCAGGATAAAAGAAAATCCTCATTGATTAAATTCAATGAGGATTTTTTTATAGTTAATATTGATCAGAATAAACTACCTAATTACTGCAAACTTACCTGCATATTTTTCATTGCCATCAAAATCGGTAGCAAATACAAAGTAAACGCCTGAGCTTGGTCTTTGATTATCGTTCAATCTTAGATTCCAAGATACTCCACCACCAAAAGCTTGACCATCCCAAACTAAATTACCTGCTGAGTCTGTAATTTTTACACTAGCATCTTTTACTAAACCTGTTATTGTAAGTACTCCTTGGTAATTGGGGCGAACAGGACTAGGAAATATCTTTACATCTTTAAATTGAGAAGTGGCATCAGTAGCATCAGATCTATAAGAAACGATTCCATTATCAGACGCAATAAATACTTCACCACTTACAGGTTGTACAGCTAAAGAAGTAATATTATCAGATAATAGCGATGAATTTTCTACTGTAAAGTAGTCATACAAAGTACCTCCATCTTTACTAAAAAGCCATAGTCCACGCCCTGTACCAATCCATTTTCTATTACCTCCATCTGTAGTAATTGTTTGTACTTTTTCTCCTCTTAACAATGGAAAACCATCATATCTCGGTAACGAAACTTCAAAATTACCAGCTTCAACTGGAGATATGCCATAATATTCTGCAGCTCCATCATCTGTACCAATCCACATACTTCCTACTCTATCTAAGTCTATAGTGTAAACAGTTGCACTCGGTAAACCTCCATTTGTTTGGTCTGTATTTATATACCTAGAATTGTTTTCTTTAAAAACCATTAATCGGTTATTAGGAAGTACAAACCAAGTATCATTTTGTAATGAGTTTTGAGTTGCTATTGCTCCAGCAGATAATTTACTATCTCTAGCATGTTGCCATTCTCCATCGGAGTTTCTATAGTGAACCCATCCAGGAGAAGATGTCCAAAGGTTTCCGTATTGATCAAATGATAAACTCTTGATATGGGCATCAGAATTTCCATCAACTAGTAGCTCTTTTTTTATCAGCTCTATAGATTCATCATTAATATTATAAACTAATAGGCCGTCTCCATCAGAAGCAAAATATATTTTATTTTCAATCTCATTATAGGCCATTCCATATAAGGGAGCTGTATTTTGAATCGATATACTTCCAGTTCTTTCCAAAGATGTATAATTTTTCCATTGTCCATCTTTAAAAATTGAAAAAGAACCTACTTGTACATTATTACTTTCTGCAGGAGTAATAGCAATAAGTTCCCCTGCATTTATTATTTGATAAGCTGTAGGATACAAAGGTCCTGAAGGAGCATACCCTTCAATCTCTTGTCCATTTTCTGATACACTAATTAAACCATTAATGTTGTCTGCTATCCAAGCTTTTCCCTCTTCATCATCAAGTATTTGTCTTGGATTTGGAGATTTAGGGTCCGACCAAGTACTTACATTATCAGATGGATCAATAATTTTGAGTGATGTTGAGATGGGTAAAACAATATCATCACCCCAAAAATCTAATTTAAAGGCGGTTTCTGTACCAAAAGAAAATATTGAACTAGAAGTATTATTTTCAAACTTTAGTAATTGATTTAAATTGTCATCGGTATAATAAATACCATTATCTGTATATAAAAGTGATTTAGTAGAATTTTGAACAGGAACGATTAGATTCCAATTCGAGTAATCTTGTTTGTTTGTAACTTCGTCGTCGGCAACACTTTTAATACCTTCAGCAGAAGCAATGTAAAGAGAATCTTCAGATATTGAGATGTCATAAACAGCATTCTCACTTCCATTTTCACCTATAAAATCATAGGTTTCTTCGATAATATAATTTTCAGTATTAATTTTAACTATACCAAAACTAGCACATATATACATGTATTGTTTATCCATTCTTAACCCATAAAATTCTTTATTGGGGTAATTAGAATTTAAAACAGTTCTCATGTTTACAATATCTGTTTCAGAGATAAAATCAATATTTCCATTTTTATAAAGCACAATTAATTGGTCTGAAGGACTTGCGTAACCTAATGTGAGAATGTCAGAATCACTTAAGCCATCTTCTTTAGATATAGTAGAAATAACACCAGACGCTTTCTCATAAGAGAATAAAGCATTATTAGAAGCACAAAACACCTCATTATCTGCAATTGCTACAGAGATAGCATTACTATAATTTAAATGTGAACGCCATGTATTAACAGGTATATTATCTTCTTGACACAGTCCATTTAATGAAAAAAGTAAAAGAGCTGTTTGTAGATATAATAAAAATATATGTGATGTTTTTTTCATGAAGAAGTTTTTCGTTTTGACAAAGCAAGTTAGCAATTGCAATATGCTTATAGTCTAAAAATAGTAGAAAAGTTTTAAATTTAATCTAATGCAAACGGTTGAAGTTTAAGCTTGTTTTTAAATGATGATTAATAAAGTTATGTTTGCAACGTATGAAAATGTTAAACGACAATATATTTATGAACATTTTAAAGTCTAGCTTGGCTGTTATTTCTATACTATTTTTAGGAATCAGCTGTGCTCCACAAGAAGGACAAAAATCTACTTTACCTACTGAAGCAAAGATTACTACAGCAAAACCTGCAGACGTTGTAAAATTAGATAACGTAGAACCAGCATACTGGTGGGCAGGCATGAAGTCTGAAACTGTATTATTAGTTATTCATGGAGAAAATATAGCTTCATCAACAGTAAATGTTGAAGGAGGGTTAACGATTTCTAGTTTAAATACTCAAGATAATCCTAATTATCTATTTTTAGATTTGAATACTAGTGGTGTTAAACCAGGTAAATATCCAATTACATTTACTTCTAAAGCAGGTAAATTATCTTATGATTTTGAACTTAAAGCAAGAAACAAAGACATAAAGGCTCAAGGACTTACAGCTAAAGATGTAATGTACTTAATTATGCCGGATAGATTTGCTAACGGAGATGTTAGTAATGATTCTCAAGATAACTTATCACAAAAAGCAGATCGTTCTTTTAGAGGTGGTAGACATGGTGGCGATATTGCTGGTGTGACGTCTAAATTAGACTACATGAACGATCTTGGTGTAACTACTGTTTGGTTAACTCCTTTCTTGGAAAATAACCAACCAGAATGGTCTTACCATGGTTATGCAATTACTAACTTTTATAAAGCAGATGGTCGTCATGGTACTAATGCTGATTATAAAAATATGGTAACTCAAGCACATAGCAAAAAGATGAAAGTTGTTATGGATTTAGTTTTCAACCATATTGGTAATGGCCATAAATGGATGCAAGATTTACCTGCAAAAGATTGGATTCATCAGTGGGATGAGTTTACAAAAACAAACTATAAAGGTGAGGCACTATCTGATCCAAATGCATCTGATTATGATAAAAAAATCATGTCTGATGGTTGGTTTGATACTCACATGCCAGACCTTAATCAAGATAATCCTTACTTAGCAAAGTATTTAATGCAAGCAAGTGTATTCTGGATAGAATATGCGGGTATTGATGGTATTCGTATGGATACGTATCCTTACAATAAAAAAGAAATGATGTCTGAATGGGTATCATATGTATTAAACGAGTACCCTAATTTCTACATAGTAGGAGAGACTTGGTTACCTGGTGCTACATGGGAATCGTATTGGAAAGCTGGTGGTAACAACCGTGATGGTTTTGTTTCTACTTTAAAATCTGTTTCTGATTTTCCTGTTTGGGATGCGGTAAATAGAACATGGAGAAACCACTGGAGTGTAACAGAATTATATAAAACACTTACAGAAGATTTCTTATATGATAATCCAATTCAAAATAAAATTTTCTTAGATAACCACGATGTAGATAGAGCATATGGCGTATTTGGTAAAAACTTGCCAAACATGAAATTAGCAACATCTTTCTTATTAACTACACGTGGTATTCCTCAAATTTTCTACGGTACAGAAATTTTGATGTCTAAAGGTGGTGATCATGGTGATTTAAGAGAAGATTTTCCTGGAGGATGGCCTGGCGATAAGCGAGATGCTTTTACTGCAAAAGGTAGAACTAAGCAGGAAAATGATTACTTTAATTACATGAGAACGATACTTCAATGGAGAAAAACATCTTCGGCAATTGCAGAAGGTAAATTAAAACATTGGGTACCTTTTAATGAAGTTTATGTATATGCTCGTTATACAAAAGAACAGACTGCATTTGTTGTAATTAATAACAATGAAAAAGCACAAACTTTTGATGTAAAACGTTTTAAAGAAGTTCTTAGCGGATTTAAATCTGGTACAGATATATTGACAGGGAAATTTGTTGATGTAACAAAATCAATTTCAGTTCCTGCAAAAACTGCTTATATTTTAGAGCTTAAATAATTACTTTTAACTCTGATAGAATTAGCCTCTTATTTAACTAAGTAAGGGGCTTTTTTGTACCCAGTACTTTTTTATGAATGAGTAGTTTTATATCATTAAGTTGAAATTAGTAAACAATGGTTTCTTTGATTCCGTTTATGATATAGACTTTAAAGTTATCATTTGATTTAATAGACCAAAATGTAGTACCTTAAATTCTCTAAACTAAATTTGTCTTGTTCGGTTTTACTATCAAAGAAATTATATAATGAAATATTCAAAAGGTGTTGTTACTAATTGGGATCAGAAATTAGAAGAAGCATTAAAATTAGATAAGCCCGGTAGATCAGCCCATCGTAAAATGTCATCTCAGCACAGACAGGAAATTACTCCTACAAAAATTCCTGAAAATGCACGAAAGGCAGCTGTACTTATTTTATTAAAAGAAGTAGGAGATACATGGGTCTTTCCATTAATACAACGCCCTTCTTATGATGGAGTTCATAGTGGTCAGATGGCTTTTCCTGGAGGAAAGTACGATGATACTGATGAGGATTTAATATATACTGCATTAAGAGAATGCCATGAGGAAATAGGAATTACAGTTGATAGAACTGATGTTATTGGAACGTTATCAGATTTATATATTCCACCTTCTAATATGCATGTTTTACCAGTTGTAGCAAGATATAACCAAGTATTTGATTATACTTTAGATGACTATGAAGTCGATAAAGTTGTAGAAACTCATGTAGATCATATTCAGAATATTGATAACCACAAAGAGCATACTTTTAAACTTAAAAGTGGTGTGAATTATAAAACTCCTGCTTTTGATGTTGACGGACATACTGTTTGGGGAGCAACAGCAATGATGTTAAGCGAGCTTTTAATGGTTTTAGAAAAAATATAAAAAAACTCTAGTCTAACATTGAAGACTAGAGTTCTAAAATAGCTATTATTTTGTTGTTAAATAGTAGACGAGAATATTCTTGCTTGAGGCTTATCTGCTAACATTCTAGCATCTAACGTCATACATATATTTCTAACAAAAGGTCTTCCTTTTTCTGTAACAGTTAAAGACCTTTCTTTAAGTTCTAACAATCCGTCGTTTTGCATTTCAGCTAAACGTTCGGGTAAGGCTTTAAATAAAGGTAATTTGGCAGTAGCTTCATCCCAAGTAGTTTCAAAGTGACACATTACATCTAGTATATGTTGACGTACCATTAAATCCTCCTCAGATAATATGTGACCACGGAAAATAGGTAATTTACCTTCTTCTACAGTTGCTTTATACTCTTCTACCTTTTTAATATTTTGAGCAAAACTTGTCCAAGAATCAGAAATTGATGAACAGCCTAAACCTACCATCAATTGCGTATAAGTTGGAGCATAGCCCATAAAGTTTCTATGTAAAGATTTATTGTCTGCAGCAATTGCCAAACCATCTGTTGGTAAAGCAAAGTGATCCATACCAATTTCTACATAGCCAGCATCTTCAAACATTTCTTTTCCGACTTCATATAAAGCTCTTTTTTCTTCGTTAGAAGGAAGATCTTCGTCAGAGAAACCTCTTTGCCCTGGAGCGGTCCAAGGTACATGAGCATAGCTATAATAAGCAATACGGTCTGGTCTTAAAGCATTAGATTTTGAGATTGTATCTTTTACGCATTCCAATTTCTGGAAAGGTAAACCAAAAACTAAATCAAAGTTTACAGAAGTATATCCAATTTCTCTAGCTTGATTGGTAACACTTTCTACTTGCTTATAAGATTGTACTCTATTGATAGCTTTCTGGACAACTGGATCAAAATCTTGAATACCTAAACTCAAACGAGTAAATCCAACGTCATATAAAGCTTTTAAATGTTCTGTAGTTGTGTTTACAGGGTTTGCTTCAAAACCTAACTCTGCATCATCACATTTTACAGCATCTTCAAAAATACCATTAATTAATAACTGAAGATTTTCTGGACTAAAGAATGTTGGCGTACCACCCCCTAAGTGTATTTCTTTAATTCTTGGCTTTTCATCGCCAAAAATAGAAATATACATTTTCCATTCTTTTAATAGTGCAGTTATATAAGAATCTTCTACTCCATGATTTATAGTGATACGTTTGTTACATCCACAGAATGTACAAAGTTTTTCACAGTAAGGAAGGTGAATATATAAACTTATACCATCTTTCTGATTACTCGTAGAGAAAGCATCAGCAACATGTTTTGCCCATTGATCAATAGTAGGGTCATTGTCCCAATACGGTACCGTAGGATAACTTGTGTATCTAGGCCCAGGAACATTATATTTTCGGATGAGTGATTTATTTTCCATGATAATTTCTGAGAAATTCGAACTGCAAAGTTAATTGTTCTAATTAACTATTTGATGTTGATAATCACCACTCTTTAAATCAATACTTAATAATGTGTAATAATTATAGATTTTTCTTTATACAGTTATTTCACCAATCATATACGTTTTACAATTACCAGTAATTAGTACACGCTCATTTTTGTCTTCACAATACAATGTTCCTCCTCTTCTAGAAATTTGTTTTGCAGTTAGGTTTTTTAAATTTAGTTTATCACTCCAATACGGAATTAATACAGTGTGTGCAGAACCTGTTACGGGGTCTTCATTTATACCAATTCCGGGATGAAAAAATCTAGAAACAAAATCTACATTTTCTTGGCTACTTTGTGCTGTAACTATTATTCCTAATTCAGGATTTTCTTTATTGATCAATGAAAAATCAGGAGTTAGATCAAATAGTGTTTTTTCATTTGATACTTCACAAAGAATAAACATTCCATTTTTTAAGCAGTAATTGATTTGGCAACCTAATGCATTTTCTAAATAACTTGGTTTAGCAAAATCTACAGGTTTTTGACTTGGAAAATTTAACGTGTAGCCATTTTCACTTCTCTCCACAGACAAATCACCACTTAGGTGAGAATGAAATTTTATAGTATGAGAAGGAAGGTTTTCATGTTTAAATAAATAATGAGCAGTAGCTAAAGTAGCATGACCACAAAGGCGTATTTCAGTCTCAGGTGTAAACCACCTAATAGAATAATATTCTTTTTCTTTCTTGAAAAATACAGTTTCGGATAAGTTGTTTTCTATTGCAATAGATTGCATTATGTCTTCATCTATCCAAGATTGTAGTGGAATAACAGCGGCAGGGTTTCCTTTAAATACATCAGTTGTAAATGCATCTATCTGATAAATAGGTAAGTTCATAATTTGCTTTGCTTTAGTATAATGTGTTATATTTCAATACTCTAAATAATAACAAAATATTAACTACATGAAATTATTAGCTTATTCTCTACTTATTTGTCTCTTATTTTCTAACTGTAATAACAATCCAGAACCTGAGCCGTTAGATTTATCAACATTAAATGCTGATGCTGACGATGAAATGGCTTCAGACTCTGATACATCAAGCACTGATGCAGACGAGACAATGGCCGATCTAATGGGGAATTTTGAAAACGGAGCTCACCCTACCTCAGGTTCAGCTAAAATCGAAGGGTTATCTGTAGTCTTAAATACTGATTTTATGTCAGATAATGGTCCAGATTTATATGTTTATTTAGCGCAGGGTACAAATGGAGACGGTTTTATTGATTTAGGTCGTTTGCAGGCAGTATCAGGAACACAAACATATACGTTACCAGAAGGGATAGATTTTTCTAAAAATAAATATCTACTTATTTGGTGTAAACAGTATAGCGTTCTTTTTGGACATGCAGTAATGGAATAGTTTTACACATAACGTACATAAACAAAGAGCCCTTTTTCTAATGAAAGAAAAAGGGCTCTTTGTTTATAAAAATAACTGTGTTTATAAGAATATATGATAAGTAATAAAACTTCCTATGTATGCTAATGCACTCATGTAAGCAAATTGAATAGCAGGCCACTTCCAACTTTTGGTTTCTCTTTTTACAACCGCTAGAGTAGACATACATTGCATTGCAAAAACATAGAATACCATTAACGAGAAGGCTGTAGCTCTATTAAATTCATGCTCTCCCGTTATTGGATTAACAGAAGCTGCTAATTGCTTACGAAGAGGTGTTATTTCATCTTCGGCAGACCCAACACTATAAATTGTTGCCATGGTTCCAACAAAGACTTCTCTTGCAGCAAATGAGGTAACTAAAGCAATACTTATTTTCCAATCAAACCCTAATGGTCTAAAAACTGGTTCAATACCCTTACCTAATATTCCAACATAGCTTGCTTCTAATTTCTTAGATGCAATTAGATCATTTGTTTGTGTATCGTTTAAATTAAGACTCACAGCCTCTTGTTGTGCTATGGTTGCTGCTTTTTCAATATTATCACCTGGTCCATAAGTTGCTAAAGCCCAAAGTGCAATAGAAACGATAATAATTACTTTACCAGCTTCAGTAATAAATGTGTTTACTTTTTCTCCTACAGTTAAAGCTACATTTTTCCAATGTGGCATTTTGTAAGAAGGTAATTCCATGGCTAAAAAAGTAGGTGCATCGGCTTTTAATATCATTTTAAAAACCATTCCAGCAAGTAATGTTGCAATTACTCCTAAAAGGTATAACCCCATAAAAGTTAAGCCTTGGAGATTAAATATACCCCAAACAGTTTGATCTGGTACTGCAAAAGCAACTAAAATAGCATATACAGGAATACGAGCAGAACAAGAAATTAATGGAGTGACCATTATTGTAATCATTCGTTCTTTCCAATTACTAATTGAACGGGTAGCCATAACAGCAGGGATAGCACAAGCTCCTCCAGATATTAAAGAAATAATACTTCGACCGCTCATACCAAATTTCATCATAAGACGATCAAACATATAAACAGCTCGTGACATATAGCCAGACTCTTCCATCATGGAAATCAAGAAGAATAATATTGTAATTTGTGGTACAAAGACCAGTACGCCACCTAAACCTGCTATTACGCCATCTAAGAGGAGGTCAGTTAACCATCCACTAGGAAGTACCCCTTGTAGGAATTCTCCAAGACTTGCCATTCCTTCATCAATTAAATCCATAGGACCAGATGCCCAAGAAAATATTGACTGAAAAACAAGAAGTAAAAGTATAACGAACAGTACAGGCCCGAAGAATTTATGTGTTACAATTGCATCAATTTTGTCTGTTAAACTACTTTTCTCTCTAGGAAGAGTTTCTTTAACTGTAGTTTGAATTAATGGAGTAATAAAATTGAAGCGTTGTAAAGTTTCATCAATTTGAAAACGCATATCTGCATAATCATTTTTAGAGATGATACTTTTAACAGAGGCTTTCAATTCTTTATCAATAAATGGAAGGTCTTCTGAGTGGTGTGCCCATAAAGAAGCTTGATAGTTTGATAACGTTTTATTAAGGTGTTTGATTTCCTCTATACAGGCTACCTCTGATTGCTTAGGATTGTAGGTTTTTATACTATCGATATTTTTTTTCTCAATAACATCAATAATTTCTCTTTTTAAAACATCTATTCCTTCTCCACTTCGGCCATTAACTATGCAGACCGGTAATTTTAAAGCCTTTGATAATTTATCTATATCAGTAACAAGTCCTTTTTTTTCTGCAATATCACTCATATTTAAACCTAATACCGTAGGGATATTTAAGTCTTTTACTTGAGTGAG includes:
- the porZ gene encoding type IX secretion system anionic LPS delivery protein PorZ, which gives rise to MKKTSHIFLLYLQTALLLFSLNGLCQEDNIPVNTWRSHLNYSNAISVAIADNEVFCASNNALFSYEKASGVISTISKEDGLSDSDILTLGYASPSDQLIVLYKNGNIDFISETDIVNMRTVLNSNYPNKEFYGLRMDKQYMYICASFGIVKINTENYIIEETYDFIGENGSENAVYDISISEDSLYIASAEGIKSVADDEVTNKQDYSNWNLIVPVQNSTKSLLYTDNGIYYTDDNLNQLLKFENNTSSSIFSFGTETAFKLDFWGDDIVLPISTSLKIIDPSDNVSTWSDPKSPNPRQILDDEEGKAWIADNINGLISVSENGQEIEGYAPSGPLYPTAYQIINAGELIAITPAESNNVQVGSFSIFKDGQWKNYTSLERTGSISIQNTAPLYGMAYNEIENKIYFASDGDGLLVYNINDESIELIKKELLVDGNSDAHIKSLSFDQYGNLWTSSPGWVHYRNSDGEWQHARDSKLSAGAIATQNSLQNDTWFVLPNNRLMVFKENNSRYINTDQTNGGLPSATVYTIDLDRVGSMWIGTDDGAAEYYGISPVEAGNFEVSLPRYDGFPLLRGEKVQTITTDGGNRKWIGTGRGLWLFSKDGGTLYDYFTVENSSLLSDNITSLAVQPVSGEVFIASDNGIVSYRSDATDATSQFKDVKIFPSPVRPNYQGVLTITGLVKDASVKITDSAGNLVWDGQAFGGGVSWNLRLNDNQRPSSGVYFVFATDFDGNEKYAGKFAVIR
- a CDS encoding glycoside hydrolase family 13 protein encodes the protein MNILKSSLAVISILFLGISCAPQEGQKSTLPTEAKITTAKPADVVKLDNVEPAYWWAGMKSETVLLVIHGENIASSTVNVEGGLTISSLNTQDNPNYLFLDLNTSGVKPGKYPITFTSKAGKLSYDFELKARNKDIKAQGLTAKDVMYLIMPDRFANGDVSNDSQDNLSQKADRSFRGGRHGGDIAGVTSKLDYMNDLGVTTVWLTPFLENNQPEWSYHGYAITNFYKADGRHGTNADYKNMVTQAHSKKMKVVMDLVFNHIGNGHKWMQDLPAKDWIHQWDEFTKTNYKGEALSDPNASDYDKKIMSDGWFDTHMPDLNQDNPYLAKYLMQASVFWIEYAGIDGIRMDTYPYNKKEMMSEWVSYVLNEYPNFYIVGETWLPGATWESYWKAGGNNRDGFVSTLKSVSDFPVWDAVNRTWRNHWSVTELYKTLTEDFLYDNPIQNKIFLDNHDVDRAYGVFGKNLPNMKLATSFLLTTRGIPQIFYGTEILMSKGGDHGDLREDFPGGWPGDKRDAFTAKGRTKQENDYFNYMRTILQWRKTSSAIAEGKLKHWVPFNEVYVYARYTKEQTAFVVINNNEKAQTFDVKRFKEVLSGFKSGTDILTGKFVDVTKSISVPAKTAYILELK
- a CDS encoding PhzF family phenazine biosynthesis protein, which translates into the protein MNLPIYQIDAFTTDVFKGNPAAVIPLQSWIDEDIMQSIAIENNLSETVFFKKEKEYYSIRWFTPETEIRLCGHATLATAHYLFKHENLPSHTIKFHSHLSGDLSVERSENGYTLNFPSQKPVDFAKPSYLENALGCQINYCLKNGMFILCEVSNEKTLFDLTPDFSLINKENPELGIIVTAQSSQENVDFVSRFFHPGIGINEDPVTGSAHTVLIPYWSDKLNLKNLTAKQISRRGGTLYCEDKNERVLITGNCKTYMIGEITV
- a CDS encoding NUDIX hydrolase → MKYSKGVVTNWDQKLEEALKLDKPGRSAHRKMSSQHRQEITPTKIPENARKAAVLILLKEVGDTWVFPLIQRPSYDGVHSGQMAFPGGKYDDTDEDLIYTALRECHEEIGITVDRTDVIGTLSDLYIPPSNMHVLPVVARYNQVFDYTLDDYEVDKVVETHVDHIQNIDNHKEHTFKLKSGVNYKTPAFDVDGHTVWGATAMMLSELLMVLEKI
- a CDS encoding DM13 domain-containing protein; translation: MKLLAYSLLICLLFSNCNNNPEPEPLDLSTLNADADDEMASDSDTSSTDADETMADLMGNFENGAHPTSGSAKIEGLSVVLNTDFMSDNGPDLYVYLAQGTNGDGFIDLGRLQAVSGTQTYTLPEGIDFSKNKYLLIWCKQYSVLFGHAVME
- the hemN gene encoding oxygen-independent coproporphyrinogen III oxidase, coding for MENKSLIRKYNVPGPRYTSYPTVPYWDNDPTIDQWAKHVADAFSTSNQKDGISLYIHLPYCEKLCTFCGCNKRITINHGVEDSYITALLKEWKMYISIFGDEKPRIKEIHLGGGTPTFFSPENLQLLINGIFEDAVKCDDAELGFEANPVNTTTEHLKALYDVGFTRLSLGIQDFDPVVQKAINRVQSYKQVESVTNQAREIGYTSVNFDLVFGLPFQKLECVKDTISKSNALRPDRIAYYSYAHVPWTAPGQRGFSDEDLPSNEEKRALYEVGKEMFEDAGYVEIGMDHFALPTDGLAIAADNKSLHRNFMGYAPTYTQLMVGLGCSSISDSWTSFAQNIKKVEEYKATVEEGKLPIFRGHILSEEDLMVRQHILDVMCHFETTWDEATAKLPLFKALPERLAEMQNDGLLELKERSLTVTEKGRPFVRNICMTLDARMLADKPQARIFSSTI
- the feoB gene encoding ferrous iron transport protein B — encoded protein: MNTDKLSVALLGNPNVGKSSIFNQLTGLRQKVGNFPGVTVDKKIGTTQLSTNQKATVIDFPGTYSLYPTSSDERVVLNTFANPSSEDYPDAIIYIADVTNLERHLLLLTQVKDLNIPTVLGLNMSDIAEKKGLVTDIDKLSKALKLPVCIVNGRSGEGIDVLKREIIDVIEKKNIDSIKTYNPKQSEVACIEEIKHLNKTLSNYQASLWAHHSEDLPFIDKELKASVKSIISKNDYADMRFQIDETLQRFNFITPLIQTTVKETLPREKSSLTDKIDAIVTHKFFGPVLFVILLLLVFQSIFSWASGPMDLIDEGMASLGEFLQGVLPSGWLTDLLLDGVIAGLGGVLVFVPQITILFFLISMMEESGYMSRAVYMFDRLMMKFGMSGRSIISLISGGACAIPAVMATRSISNWKERMITIMVTPLISCSARIPVYAILVAFAVPDQTVWGIFNLQGLTFMGLYLLGVIATLLAGMVFKMILKADAPTFLAMELPSYKMPHWKNVALTVGEKVNTFITEAGKVIIIVSIALWALATYGPGDNIEKAATIAQQEAVSLNLNDTQTNDLIASKKLEASYVGILGKGIEPVFRPLGFDWKISIALVTSFAAREVFVGTMATIYSVGSAEDEITPLRKQLAASVNPITGEHEFNRATAFSLMVFYVFAMQCMSTLAVVKRETKSWKWPAIQFAYMSALAYIGSFITYHIFL